A DNA window from Ensifer sp. WSM1721 contains the following coding sequences:
- a CDS encoding ABC transporter ATP-binding protein codes for MSELQLSDVRKSYGGLEVIKGVDLDIKSGEFVVFVGPSGCGKSTLLRMIAGLEEITSGDLTIDDIRMNDVDPSKRGIAMVFQSYALYPHMTVRENMGFALRFAGVPKAEIEKRVNEAANILELGPFLDRKPKQLSGGQRQRVAIGRAIVRHPKIFLFDEPLSNLDAELRVHMRIEIARLHKQLSATIVYVTHDQVEAMTLADKIVVMRGGVVEQVGSPLELYDDPANLFVAGFIGSPKMNFLKGVIEAGEGGAACARLPDYADAKIPIRLERAMPGSEVTIGVRPEHFNENGSATLDLTIDMLEHLGGETFAYARHGKGELVVIETKNGRGLKSGDRIAARFDPACALIFDASGKRLR; via the coding sequence ATGAGCGAGCTTCAACTCAGCGATGTCCGCAAATCCTATGGCGGCCTGGAAGTCATCAAGGGTGTTGATCTCGACATCAAGTCGGGCGAGTTCGTTGTCTTCGTCGGCCCCTCCGGCTGCGGCAAGTCCACCCTCCTCCGCATGATCGCTGGGCTCGAGGAGATCACCTCGGGGGATCTCACGATCGACGACATCCGGATGAACGATGTCGATCCGTCGAAACGCGGCATCGCCATGGTCTTCCAATCCTATGCGCTCTACCCGCACATGACGGTGCGGGAGAACATGGGCTTCGCGTTGCGCTTTGCCGGCGTTCCCAAGGCCGAGATCGAGAAGCGGGTGAACGAGGCGGCGAACATCCTCGAGCTCGGCCCGTTTCTCGATCGCAAGCCGAAGCAGCTTTCGGGCGGCCAGCGCCAGCGCGTGGCGATCGGCCGGGCGATCGTCCGCCATCCGAAAATCTTCCTCTTCGACGAGCCGCTCTCCAACCTCGACGCGGAGCTGCGCGTGCACATGCGAATCGAGATCGCGAGACTGCACAAGCAGCTCTCCGCGACGATCGTCTATGTGACCCACGATCAGGTGGAGGCCATGACGCTCGCCGACAAGATCGTCGTGATGCGTGGTGGCGTGGTCGAGCAGGTCGGCTCGCCGCTGGAACTCTATGACGACCCAGCCAATCTCTTCGTCGCCGGCTTCATCGGCTCGCCCAAGATGAATTTCCTCAAGGGCGTGATCGAGGCCGGCGAAGGCGGAGCGGCTTGCGCCCGGCTGCCGGACTACGCCGACGCGAAGATTCCCATCCGCCTGGAGCGAGCGATGCCGGGAAGCGAGGTCACCATCGGCGTCCGGCCCGAGCACTTCAACGAGAACGGCTCGGCAACGCTCGATCTGACGATCGACATGCTGGAGCATCTCGGCGGTGAGACCTTCGCCTATGCCCGCCACGGCAAGGGCGAATTGGTGGTGATCGAAACGAAGAACGGCCGCGGTCTGAAGTCCGGCGACCGCATCGCCGCCCGCTTCGACCCCGCCTGCGCCCTGATATTCGATGCGAGTGGCAAGCGGCTGCGGTAG